A segment of the Lampris incognitus isolate fLamInc1 chromosome 19, fLamInc1.hap2, whole genome shotgun sequence genome:
CCTCTTTATCAAACACATCGCCATTTCTTTCATCAAAATTGTCGCTTGTGATTCAGTTAAAGTATATTTCACTTTTTTAATAGGTGAGTGACTAtctcagttggggggggggcttgtatgGCAAATTATAGGTCACAGCAGCACTCACCCTCTGGCCTCCTGCCACCAAAGATAATGGCGTCGATAGGGACCCCCTCCTCACTTTCCCACTTAGGGTCGATGATGGGGCATTGAGAAGCTGGGGTGCAGAAGCGGGAGTTGGGATGGGCGCACAGAGTTGAACTTCCTGTTGATGCAAAGACAACAAAGACATTGTACAGACTGCAATTTCAGTTAAAATGTGCTTCAGTTTCTGCAGTCCTCTCCTTTAGGAACAGCCTGCCAGAGCATATACAGATATTGCTCAGATATTTCTCATTTGCATCTCAAGACTTTTTGGTCTTGATTTTCCTTAAGGAAgcactctttttttgggggggggataaattcccccccttttcctctccagttgtatcaggccaattacctcactcttccgacccatccccatccccatctctgctccaccccctctgctgatctggggagggctgcagactaccacatgcttcctctgatacatgtggagtcgccagtcgcttcttttcacctgacagtgaagaattttgccagggggacgtagcgcatgggaggatgacgctattcccccccagttccccctccaaacaggtgccccgagtgaccagaggaggtgctagtgcagtgaccaggacacatacccacatctagcttcccacccacaggcacggccaattgtgtctgtaggaatgcccgaacaagccggaggtaacacgaggattcaaaccgttgatccccatgttggtacacAATGGAAtacactgccatgccacccggacacccaggaACCACTCTTcttgtatgctgttaagtgccaggaggattgtcgtgacttgtacatcggggaaaccaaacagacgctggccaggaggatggcacaacacagaagaactaacgcgtcaggccagaactccacagtctacacccatctataggccagtggccatcctttcaaggatgaggatgtgcacatccttgatagggaggaacattggtttgaacggggagtcaaagaggccatctatgtgaagagggaacgaccatccctaaaccgggggggggggcctaagagtacatcagtcatcatcttacagtgctgtgattgtaactattccccaatcctctcgaatagtacacatggccattgtaactctagttaatgggtcacagcaatttgcatatgaaactgattgttggttcagtcgttatgccactgcattgtttataagggtggggatacctgcagtcacttgcaACTGacgaggtcacgtagatgagtgatgaaacgtttctcccactaaatgttgtatccagatgaactgattgaattttctgggatttccttaactggattactgagcatgcatcaatactTTCTGtccaaattcaggggttacccgggttctacactggtctcggAGACAGAGACCTCGGGGCTAATAAATTCTATGGGTGTGTatgaacaaatttgtatgtacgaacgactgatgaatgaggcccattgtgttGCAGTCTTGCATAAGTGTGTTTTATGAATAACACTTGTTGTTACTGTTGTTGAGTCATTCTGTTCTATCGCTTGATTTCACTATGGTGTGTAAAAATAGTTTGGTGCAGTTATTGTGATTATACACAAAAAGGTGACTGAAATAGTAGCAATATTTAACAGCGAGTACCAAAAAAGTATCAGCTCAAGAATACTGTATGAGCATCCATGCCCAGCATGGATGACAGGAGGGTATCTCAAGGAAATTCACCTCAGGGTCATATAAAAGAAGCCTATTGGTGTACACCTACTGTGATTATACTCTAATAATAATACATACAATTTTGTTAGTCTGATCAATGCTAAAGTAAGTACCTTCAGTCTTAAAATAGAAAGACATACAGTAGTAACCATTTAAGCACAATGTAGCCTTCTGCACCTTTGTTTCCAGAGGGGCAGTCATCGACAGGACAGATACACCGATCCAAACCAGCAGCACCGTGCCCACTGGCTTCAAGTTCACCCTTGCCATGATAAGCATCAGATTATATTGTAAGAAAGCTTATATATTTGCACCACTTAATATCAGGAAGATTACTGTTGAATGTGCGACATTCATAAGAAGCACTTGTTTGACTTGTAAGTAATTTTATCATATCTAAACACTTTCAGGTCTGTCAAGTTTCGTGAGGAGATGAGTCAAGGCCAAGTTGTCAACTCTGACATTAAGAGGTATGTAAGCTAAAACTGCCAGGTCTCTCTGATGTTGTAGTGAGCGTGCATATGTAGTTATGAGATTCacatgtcacttttttttttgtattttcccccaattttatccggtcaattactccactcttccgagccgtcctggtcgctgctccaccccctctgccgatccggggagggctgcagactaccacatgcctcctccgatacatgtggagtcaccagccgcttcttttcacccgacagcaaggagtttcgccagggggacgtgggaggatcacgctattccccccagttccccctcccccccgaacaggcgccctgaccgaccagaggaggcgctactgcagtaactaggacacatacccacatcctgcttcccacccgtagacacggccaattgtgtctgtaggtacacctgaccaagccggaggcaacacgggggttcgaaccaggatccccgtgttggtaggcaacggaatagaccgccatgctacctggacgccccagttGTCACCCCTGAAACAGCAGGCAAGGAAATTTCAGACTGAAACAAGGATATCAAATAAAACTGCAGACTGCCGTTCACGCAACTTATAGCCGGAATAAAGTGCCATTCTGTCGCTTTTGAACTATAAAACAGACTAAATTCTACCTTCTTAAAGCAACCTGCTGTCATCGTTGTAAAACAGTTTTTGACTCGTCACTACCTGACTTCCAAGTTTTGCCATGCCAGTCGGTGAGGGTGACACCGGATGCAGGGGGGTCCAGGCCCTCCCACCACACCCCTCCATCACTGGTCTCCCCAACATTTGTAAACACTGTGTTTTTGGAGATAGTAGCCATAGCGTAGGGGTTGGTCTTGGCCGAGGTACCGGGGGCCACGCCGAAGAACCCATTCTCTGGGTTGATGGCCCTTAGTTTACCTGGAGGAAGACAAAAGAAAAAGTCCATCACTATGGGGGGTTTCTTAGGATGAAGGATGAATGTTTCCGTAAAAAGAGAGTTCTCGGTCTCAGAGAGAAGAAAGCTTTACTACCTTAAAAGAGAATATTTGAATTGAATCGAATTGAATTAAAAGAGAATAATGGAAAATATTTCTTACAATCAAGTTTGATGTGAAACGTTACCTAGTGTGGTTGTGATGTAAACAGCGTGAAGCTGCTCGTGGTATTTTGACAACAGCGGACAAGTTAACCCTACAAAATGACCCTGATTAAGATCAGCGTTGCTACTCGGGTCACACGCTGCTCCACCAAGATGTGAAAGTTCAGCGGTAAACTCAACTTGACTTTGTGAGATTGGCATAGCGTAACAATCCTCAGTTGTGTGAGTCGAAAGGATATGAGTGTGTGAGAGGGAGTATAgccgtgtaagtgtgtgtgtgtgtgtgtgtgtgtgtgtgtgtgtcttcctctacCCTGGCTGTCAAACTTCATCCATGCAATGTCGTCGCCCACACATTCAACTTTCCAGCCTGGGAGAGCCGGTTTCATCATGGCCAAGTTAGTTTTGCCACAGGCGCTGGGGAAGGCTGCTGCTACGTAGCGCTTTACCCCCTGAGGGTTGGTGATACCGAGGATCTGAGAGAGGCCGAGAGAGAGACAAGCAGAAACAATACGGTGAGCGAGCAGATGAGGTGGTGTGCGACAAATAGCTTGACAATTTCCAACTGTACTTCAACTTCTAAATGATATGAAAAGCTGCAGTGTCCTTCTACATTATTCTAGGGgtgaaaaaaaacatgaaattttGTAAGAAAGATGGAAATAGTGTTAAAAAAAAGACATCTCTGGCATAGTGTCCCTTGCTAACCAGCATGTGCTCGGCCAGCCAGCCCTCATCCTTGGCGATGCGGGAGGCGATGCGCAGGGCGAAGCATTTCTTCCCCAGGAGGGAGTTTCCTCCATAACCGCTGCCAAACGACAGGATCTGTCTGGTGTCCGGCAGGTGAGATATCAGCACCTTGTCTGGGTTACAGGGCCACGAGTTGACCAGGGGAGCTGTgaacaggagagagagggagagaggggggaggggagagaggatgAATAGAGATAAAGACAAGAAAGGTTACAAATGTGGGAGTTAAAGGGAGATGGTGGGAGGGCGACAAAAATAAAGGAGTAGTGGTGTAGTGATGGAAGGAGTGAGATGTGGTGATCAGGAGGAGAAATGAGGAAAATACAGGGTCAGACTCACACGGTGAAAGACAGACGGTGTATGTATGAGCTGGTAAATACACTGAGTTGCACTGAGTCATTATCTACATCCAAATCAATTCATTATCATCATCCATGATCCAAAACACAACTTATCCCCGCTCAATACAGACACATGCACCGACAAAGTTGGCTGCCGCTATGCTGTGTATCTCTATCAGTGAGAAGAATCGTTCAGAAAATGCAGCTGCAGCAGTGCAGGGTTGAGGCCGAGGTGTGAGGACGTATTGACACCACCCTCACAAAGCTTGCTGGACTAGTTTTAAGTATGCAACCACCTTACAGCCCTTGAGATATTTGTACCTTTGAGTGGCTGGGGCCTTCCTACGGAGTGCTGGCAGCGGACAAACTCCACCCCTTCCGCAAGTTTCTGCAGCACAGGTGAGCCCATACGCGTCATGATTCCCATGCTGGCAACCACGTACGGCGAGTCCGTCACCTGGAACGAGGAGACGAAGTCAAGCACCCTTATCTAGGAGGTTAACTCTTTTAATGAGTAATAACAATCATAGAAAACGAAAAACAAGAACTAACTCTGTAACCCTAAATGGGTCTATAGTACAAAAAAACATTGATTCAAATAGTAATGAGTACAGTGAATACCTGGACACCGTATTTGGACAGTGTAGAGCCTACAGGACCCATACTGAAGGGGATCACATACATGGTACGGCCTACAGCGAAGATAAAGGAGAGAGTTTGACATTAGTGGAGGTTCCATCCTAGTTGCTGAGAAACGCTGTATGGATAGAAGAAAGTAAGGCACAGTTAAAATCTGAGGCTTTACAACATGATCGAGAACCTTAATAACAAAAGTTTTAAGAGATGAGTGAATATCAAGTTAAGACACGTTATTGGAAATGCCACTGATTGTCATTTAAAGATTGGCACCAGGGATAAGATTCATGATTTTATTTTGGGCTCACACTGTTTTtagttaaggggggggggtcatgtttgAGGGGccaaatgaaaataaatgaaatgaagTAGTCTGAAATGTAGACAGAGATCATACTTTTTTACAGGTAAACTAATATTCACTGGAGGAGGTGATTAGCAACTAATACCAAGTGCACATCAAGGGATTTCAGTCAGGATATTTGAGTCTTAAACACATTTTCAAGATCATGAGGAAACTATAAGATACTTGTGATCCAGTCTTAAAGTAGTCTGGGACTTTTGAGACAATATCAGAttgattttattttacttttttgtggctttttcccccttttttctccctaattgtatccggtcaattaccccactcttccgagccatcccggttgctgctccaccccctcttctgatccggggagggctgcagactatcacatgcctcctccgatacatgtggagtcaccagccgcttcttttcacccgacagcgaggagtttcgccagggggacgtagcacgtgggaggatcacgctattccccccagttccccctccaaacaggtgccccgagtgaccagaggaggtgctagtgcagcgaccaggacacatacccacatccggcttcccacccacagacacagccaattgtctatggagggacgcccgaccaagccgtaggtaacacggggattcaaatcggcgatccccgtgtcagtAAGCAAAGGAATAAACCCGATTTTCGTTTACTTTTAGCATCTTAGATCACGCAGTGTTCGCTACACAATGACCATAGACGGCATGGCAATGACGCATCTTTCCACACATGGATCACACATCTTATAATGAGCCATCATCCGTTTTCCCCCTCCTCCTTAGTCACAAAGTGCGTGCATGActaggatgaagaggaagtcgttGAATGGGTGTGATGCTGTCCATTGCGGTGATAttttgttttcccccctttttctccccaattgtacccggccaattaccccactctttcgagccatcctagtcactggtgctagtgcagcaaccaggacacatacccacacccgtcttcctacctgcagacacggccaattgtgtctgtagggacgcccgaccaagccggaggtaacacggggattcgaaccggcgatcccaatattggaaggcaatggaatagctaTGCTACCTGCATGCCCCCCATTGCGGCGATTTTGAAAATCCTTTGGCGTACACTTGGCATGACAATGTCACACTATAAGTCAAAAGTGACTCAAATGAACACCCGACTCGTTCATGATGcgaccgacctgccatgcagccAGGGAATCGCTCCTCTCTCGCCCTCCGCCAGTCATCCTCACTCATCCAGCTGCCAAGCTGGCTTTTGGCCCCTCCGCTGGGGATGGGGATGGTATCCCTTTGTTTCTTGGTCACAATCACTGTCTTGCTCTCCACTCGTGCCACGTCCTTGGGGTCGGTGCGTGCCAGCCAGCTGCCAAAAAAATAAAGTAGGAAAAATCATAAATGCAGGTCACTGTACAGAACTAAATGAGAGAATACTGCAACACAAATATACAGCAAGTTAAAACACCAAGAGTACACACACGGAGATCTCTTGTAAGACTTCAGTTAAAATAAAAACACTTATTTCAAACATTGATTTCACAGTTTGTTAGCTTGTCGTGACAGCAGTCGTGTAAACTGTATTGAATTTGCTGGTCCTTTATTTTccgattttcccccctttttctccccaattgtatccggccgattacccgaCTCctacaagctgtcccagtcgccgctgcaccccctctgctgatccggggagggctgcagacgaccacatgcctcccccaatacatatggagtcgccagccacttcttttcacctgacagagaggagtttcaccagggggacgtagcacatgggaggatcacgctattccccccccccgaacagatgccccgaccgaccagaggaggcgctagtgtagcaaccaggacacatacccacatcctgcttcccacccgcagacatgaacaattgtgtctgtagggacgcccgaccaagctggaggtaacatggggattcgaaccagcgatccccgtgttggtaggtgtaaccaggttaaaattattgtttttattttattttgtttgagtatgaaatatcaccaaatcctgtctgtgtgctgttatttgtgtttactacattttattttatgtcattatttacttttatgtatgttttacaacgaccgtcatatacgtgtactgtcgctttaagagagaggtcttgtgggtacacggaagagggaacgcgggagaggccatttttgttttgtgggaggagtctcaagcagcgatcgagccgagccacgcgtgtttcttaccgtagcacagttttgctggttgaggagaacgtaaccttgagtatccctgtaagaagatactgcaagctgtgggataaaatacttgtttatcctttcttacatcggagtcccgtggacggtttctccttctaacgcacacgagtgaagtccgggcagtggttgaacttcgacccccacgtccgtaagaaacaccgctcccgctggaggactggacgtttgtcgaagggtttgaaaccaaaataaatggcaaggtgggccaaatagagtcctgtgtgtcccccctccttccttgatcatgatgatgatgatgatgatgatgatgatgagagactgagggccccccacaacacctggggccccacccaactagaacacaacgcagagctaatgatgagagtgacgggcgtgcagcaggctgaccagcatagaacagcataggactgcccccgttacattggtgccgcgACCCggatggatcctgagagtgacatcagttgctcgccgcgggaggctgctgtcgtcatcaagccccagacgtcctcaggtatttctatagactgtacgctcatgttacagtggactagagttgagctgtgtggacactggacagtcatagctgtggttaccatggactgggcttgtgaacaggacatttgtatatactgaaggaagaaaaacacacgaaaaaaaaaggaaaaaagttaatgttgatgtgattgaaggactcgtgtgaataatctattgatgtaaactactagatatgtgcatatgtgattaatctattagtgaatttgttgattgtatgtgattgtttcaatatcttagtgctttctagattcaattatttaaatgaattgagcttttcacttttttattttattttttattttatctgagtgttagaggtaggaacatggcagagggtggttcgtacgtaggtgggggtaacattgctgatcaggatcttttggatcgccagtgtgctatggagagggggtaccagttagatgtgggtgggggtttacggctaggtgtaggtaggagcttcgggcagctcttagagggcggggaaccagacaccagagcaccaggacctagagacccgaccacatttggcactcctcagttcacctccacacgctacgtagaacgggccaggccaggtatcagcgaaggggctgtgctaggtaacagcgagcagccagtgggtgagttagccatgctcattactcggttagcagagaagataggagagtcaatcactgctaagctgcaggaaacacaagtgcttagaaacacacacacagacagtgctaggtctgctgaacagcgttcggagacagtgcctagtgttagagtagtaatgcagacagacgctagggagcctcctattttcaggggcgatagctctaataagtttaca
Coding sequences within it:
- the pck2 gene encoding phosphoenolpyruvate carboxykinase [GTP], mitochondrial; the encoded protein is MSCLLLKVMRRPGGVGASVGVRSLASMPSLPSAVAEFVKGAVEECKPASVHVVTGTPEESANILAGLEKEGMVKKLPKYENCWLARTDPKDVARVESKTVIVTKKQRDTIPIPSGGAKSQLGSWMSEDDWRRAREERFPGCMAGRTMYVIPFSMGPVGSTLSKYGVQVTDSPYVVASMGIMTRMGSPVLQKLAEGVEFVRCQHSVGRPQPLKAPLVNSWPCNPDKVLISHLPDTRQILSFGSGYGGNSLLGKKCFALRIASRIAKDEGWLAEHMLILGITNPQGVKRYVAAAFPSACGKTNLAMMKPALPGWKVECVGDDIAWMKFDSQGKLRAINPENGFFGVAPGTSAKTNPYAMATISKNTVFTNVGETSDGGVWWEGLDPPASGVTLTDWHGKTWKSGSSTLCAHPNSRFCTPASQCPIIDPKWESEEGVPIDAIIFGGRRPEGVPLVYETFNWRHGVFVGAAMRSESTAAAEHKGKVIMHDPFAMRPFFGYNFGDYLAHWLSMESRKAPTQLPKIFHVNWFRKDPATGSFLWPGFGENARVLEWIFKRCSRERDDEAAKRSIIGWLPEDGAIDTKGLGSKVDMGALLDLPKPFWQKETQELRAYFTQQVGADLPPQVEAELKALEVRVQN